A region of Brevinema andersonii DNA encodes the following proteins:
- the dxr gene encoding 1-deoxy-D-xylulose-5-phosphate reductoisomerase, whose translation MRRICLLGATGSVGGSVLSVIRQYPELFTLYGFSAWSNIGKTIALIEEFAPKYVVLAQEHPDLPLMFPNVEFMFGEEGIVDLAMHEENDTIINAVTGTAGFLPSLGALKKGKTLIIANKESLVAGGKFLIEAEKKYNGSIIPLDSEHLALFDLLRGKESSEIEEIILTASGGPFLHKEINETISIEDVLNHPTWKMGMHITVNSANMMNKGLELIEAIYLFGTTEDKIRILIHPQSLVHGAVHCKGSHWHMLASPTDMRYPALYALFFPETPKEAPFGIYDPTREPLEFLEPDEKKFPLLPFIRQVARENGVLPAVLCAANEVIVEKFLEGRIKFYKIPDLIQEIVENYPNIANPSAEEILIADKKARILTLERITFKGDDLRL comes from the coding sequence ATGAGAAGAATCTGCCTTTTAGGAGCCACAGGATCTGTAGGCGGATCTGTGCTATCAGTAATCAGGCAATACCCCGAATTATTTACTTTGTATGGATTTTCTGCATGGAGCAACATTGGAAAAACCATTGCACTTATTGAAGAATTCGCTCCAAAATATGTTGTTCTTGCACAGGAACATCCTGATTTGCCATTAATGTTCCCGAATGTGGAATTTATGTTCGGCGAAGAAGGTATCGTCGATTTAGCGATGCACGAAGAAAACGATACCATTATCAATGCTGTAACGGGGACAGCGGGATTTTTGCCATCACTAGGGGCACTCAAAAAAGGCAAAACATTAATTATCGCTAACAAAGAATCGCTGGTAGCCGGTGGCAAATTTCTCATCGAGGCCGAAAAAAAATACAATGGCTCTATCATTCCGCTCGACAGCGAACACCTAGCTTTATTCGATCTCCTGCGTGGAAAAGAAAGTTCAGAAATCGAAGAAATTATTTTAACGGCATCAGGTGGCCCTTTTCTACACAAAGAAATTAATGAAACTATTTCCATTGAGGATGTTCTGAATCATCCGACTTGGAAAATGGGAATGCATATAACAGTCAACAGCGCTAATATGATGAATAAAGGCCTCGAGCTCATCGAAGCTATATATCTTTTTGGAACGACAGAAGATAAAATTCGTATTTTAATACACCCACAATCGCTGGTACATGGAGCTGTACATTGTAAAGGAAGCCACTGGCATATGCTGGCATCACCTACAGACATGAGATATCCTGCATTATATGCACTATTTTTTCCAGAAACTCCGAAAGAAGCGCCTTTTGGTATTTACGATCCAACCCGTGAACCGCTTGAATTTTTGGAGCCGGATGAAAAAAAATTTCCACTTTTGCCGTTTATCCGCCAAGTAGCACGAGAAAATGGTGTACTTCCCGCGGTATTATGCGCTGCTAACGAAGTTATTGTAGAAAAATTTCTTGAAGGTCGTATTAAATTTTACAAAATCCCTGACTTAATTCAGGAAATTGTTGAAAATTATCCTAATATTGCTAATCCTTCTGCCGAAGAGATTTTAATTGCTGACAAAAAAGCTCGTATTCTTACACTCGAACGAATCACCTTTAAAGGTGATGATCTCCGATTATAA
- a CDS encoding polyprenol monophosphomannose synthase: MKGIVIIPTYNEAGNIERILPRIMNESELDVLVVDDNSPDGTGSLVCENPEFDRRIFLFSRSEKNGLGRAYVAGFKYALENNYDFVIQMDADLSHNPSDLKRFVEALKNGVDAACGSRYVDGVRVLDWDVKRLFLSICANIYARLATGVPLTDLTGGFNAYKTDVLNTVDLDRIHARGYMFQIEMKSTVYYGGFNVKEVPIIFIDRTVGETKLHGSIIYEAVFGCLMIRLRKWLGLLPLRRK; encoded by the coding sequence ATGAAAGGAATAGTAATAATACCCACATATAACGAGGCAGGCAATATTGAACGTATCCTCCCGCGCATCATGAACGAATCGGAATTGGATGTGTTAGTTGTGGATGACAATTCGCCTGACGGTACAGGAAGTCTGGTCTGCGAAAATCCCGAGTTCGATAGGCGGATATTTTTGTTCTCCCGCTCCGAAAAAAACGGACTCGGACGGGCTTATGTTGCCGGTTTTAAGTATGCCTTGGAAAATAATTATGATTTTGTCATACAGATGGATGCTGATCTTTCGCATAATCCATCCGACTTAAAACGTTTTGTCGAAGCCTTGAAAAATGGTGTGGATGCCGCTTGTGGTTCGCGTTATGTTGACGGAGTGAGAGTTCTCGATTGGGATGTCAAACGTTTATTTCTCAGTATCTGCGCTAATATCTATGCTCGGCTTGCAACCGGCGTACCCTTAACTGACCTCACTGGCGGTTTCAATGCTTACAAAACAGATGTACTCAATACGGTAGACTTAGATCGTATTCATGCGCGTGGATATATGTTTCAGATCGAGATGAAATCGACAGTTTATTACGGTGGTTTCAATGTCAAAGAAGTGCCTATTATATTTATTGACCGTACCGTTGGCGAAACTAAGTTGCATGGCAGTATCATTTATGAAGCTGTATTCGGCTGCCTGATGATACGCCTCCGAAAATGGTTGGGATTGCTGCCTTTGCGCAGAAAATAA
- a CDS encoding BatD family protein: MDILYKEKQFSEAALMKHFGWIILLWAGSVFGVDPTIQVKVNPQAIGTNEVAEVFVSVTGESLQHPPVLSAEPDGFDIAFTGSSSQTQISIINGRQQLKTLYSYIYQIVPKRSGILSIPSFIATTKKGKELYSPPSSIDVQNTGSINLRQNRFRTFDPFAPFADDPGQAFLQWRISKSRVVQNTGLIADLYLFTDNEHFLNNLSHLRLIERLRFDGGIVHEMQLPEEKNIINDQFGGDPFSGILLKRFILFPLEVGTLNVQSPILYNNNGPFSAQIYGNPIQIYSMPVTKKLSYIGNELEIQNELSVEDATVSEEITMTVIIEGDGNTDYFSNPYLDMKIDGLFISEPQSTVEAGIDEKTADIFMRKILKYTLIARKAGEFTIPSIELEYYDFNGNKHKTASEPLYFSAQPSQLTSTSKMQFPSLPTKDYKITYYPGWRFIIPSVLISIFWVLGGFLSYKRRQKLKIDPGFARLTQSKKRLNHTLKNATEALEKKQFKDATRLLKQALTTFCMDKFGLLQTASQKEILDTLTKRNLNPGAIKQFQKLISELEFCAFGAEPNDQQVQNYFSQTENLLVQIEKLKSK; encoded by the coding sequence ATGGATATACTATACAAAGAAAAACAATTTTCGGAGGCTGCATTGATGAAGCACTTTGGATGGATAATTTTGCTATGGGCAGGATCGGTATTCGGGGTAGATCCGACGATCCAAGTAAAAGTTAACCCTCAAGCAATAGGTACCAACGAAGTGGCAGAAGTGTTTGTTTCTGTAACCGGCGAATCCCTCCAACATCCACCCGTTTTGTCAGCCGAACCCGACGGTTTTGATATTGCGTTTACAGGGAGCTCATCGCAAACGCAAATTTCCATTATCAACGGTAGGCAACAGTTAAAAACTTTATATTCTTATATTTATCAAATTGTACCGAAACGATCAGGGATTCTCAGCATTCCATCATTCATCGCAACTACCAAAAAAGGTAAAGAACTTTACAGCCCGCCATCCAGCATAGATGTACAAAATACAGGCTCTATCAACCTCCGACAGAATCGATTCCGCACGTTCGATCCTTTTGCACCTTTTGCGGACGACCCTGGACAAGCATTTCTGCAGTGGCGCATTTCCAAAAGCAGGGTTGTTCAAAATACCGGTCTGATCGCGGATTTGTATTTATTTACAGACAATGAGCATTTTTTGAATAATCTTTCGCATCTGCGGTTGATTGAACGACTGCGTTTTGATGGAGGTATTGTCCATGAGATGCAGTTGCCTGAAGAAAAAAATATTATCAATGACCAATTTGGTGGTGATCCGTTCAGTGGAATTTTGCTGAAACGATTTATTTTATTTCCTTTGGAAGTCGGCACTTTGAATGTTCAGTCGCCTATCCTCTACAATAACAATGGCCCATTCAGTGCGCAGATTTACGGGAATCCTATTCAGATCTATTCTATGCCTGTCACTAAAAAATTGTCCTACATTGGAAATGAACTAGAAATTCAAAACGAACTGTCAGTAGAAGACGCTACCGTTTCTGAAGAAATAACTATGACTGTTATCATCGAAGGCGACGGCAATACCGATTATTTTTCGAACCCATATTTGGATATGAAAATCGACGGCTTGTTTATTAGCGAGCCCCAAAGCACTGTTGAAGCCGGCATTGATGAAAAAACAGCGGATATTTTCATGCGCAAAATCTTGAAATATACGTTGATCGCCCGCAAAGCCGGAGAATTTACGATTCCGTCAATTGAGTTGGAATATTATGATTTCAACGGAAACAAGCATAAAACCGCATCCGAACCCCTTTATTTTTCTGCGCAGCCGAGCCAATTGACAAGTACTTCAAAGATGCAATTTCCAAGCCTACCGACTAAAGATTATAAAATCACCTACTATCCAGGCTGGCGCTTTATTATTCCGAGCGTCTTGATCAGTATTTTTTGGGTATTAGGCGGCTTTTTGAGCTACAAAAGACGTCAGAAATTGAAAATTGATCCGGGATTTGCGCGGCTTACGCAGTCAAAAAAACGTCTCAACCATACACTGAAGAATGCAACCGAGGCGCTTGAAAAAAAACAATTTAAAGATGCCACACGCCTACTAAAACAAGCATTAACAACATTCTGTATGGATAAGTTTGGATTACTACAGACAGCATCTCAAAAAGAGATTTTAGATACTTTAACAAAGAGAAATCTGAATCCCGGAGCCATCAAACAATTTCAAAAATTGATCAGCGAACTGGAATTTTGTGCTTTTGGCGCAGAACCGAACGATCAACAAGTACAAAATTATTTCTCGCAGACTGAAAATCTGTTGGTTCAAATAGAAAAATTGAAATCAAAATAA